The Amycolatopsis sp. NBC_01480 genome segment CAGTACTCGACGCAGTGGGATTCGCTGGCGCACGCGGGCGCCGTGTTCGACCTCGACGGCACCGGCGAGCCGGTCATCTCCTATTACAACGGCTATCGCGCCGGAACGGACATCATCGGCGATCCGGCCGGCTCGGTGGTGCCCCGCGCCGGCGCGCTCGGCATCGAGACCATGGCCCAGACCGCAGTGCAGGGCCGCGGCGTCATGGTCGACCTGGAGCGCGCGATCGGCCGCGAGCGCGTCCTCGTCGGGTACGAAATGCTCGCGGAGATCATGGACGAGCAGGACGTCACCGTCGAGACCGGCGACATCCTGTGCCTGCACACCGGCCTGGCCGAGGTCATCCTGGAGCTCGGCGAGAACCTGACCCAGCAGGCGATGAGCACCAGCTGCGCCGCGCTCGACGGCGGCGACGAGCGGCTGCTGCAGTGGATCACCGACAGCGGCGTGGCGGCGATCGTGGCCGACAACGTCGCCGTCGAGTCGTTCAGCCTCGAACCGGCGGCCGGTGCGGAGCACGCCCTCCCGCTGCACCAGCACTGCCTGTTCAAACAAGGCATCCCGCTCGGGGAGATGTGGTACCTGAGCGGCCTGAACAGCTGGCTGCGGGAGCACGGGCGGTCCCGGTTCCTGATGACCGCGCCCCCGTTGCGGCTGCCCGGCGCCGTCGGCTCGCCGGCCACCGGCGTGGCGACCGTCTGAGCGGAAGCCGCGGCTTCACCGTCCGAATGCGACTGTCCACTTCGGCCGGTGAAGCCCGGCTCACGGCGCGGCCCAGCCGGTGAGCCGGCCGACCGCCAGCTCGGTCCCGGCCCAGAGCACCGCGGCGCACAGGCTGCCGGCGAAGAACCGGCCGTACGGCAACCCCGCCGAGCCGGCCACCCGCGGCACCAGCGTCCGCACCCCGGCCAGGCACCGGCCCGCCACCACAGCCGGCACGCCGTAGCGCGCGACGACGGCCTCGGCCCGGTCCCACCGGGCCGCGCCGATCCGGCGGCCGAACCGGGAGGCGCGCAGCCGCGGCCCCCACAGCCGTCCCTCCAGGTAGGCGAGCTGGTCGCCGGCCACCGCGGCGGTCACCGCGACGGGCAGCGCCAGCCACCACGAGAGCGAGCCGCGCTGCACGAGGAAACCCATGAGCAGCAAGGTGGACAGCGTCGGCAGCACGATCCCCGGCAGCAGCGCCGTCTCGGCCGTGATCAGCAGCGCGCAGACCAGGTAGACCAGCGGCGCCGGCGCGTCAAGAAGCAGCCGCAGCAGGTTCGTCACGGCTGATCCTTCCCGAGAACACCGGCAAGGCCACGCGGTAGACGTACGCGGGTGGCAGGTTGCGCCACACCACGGGCGTCCGCTCGACAACGGCGAAGCGATTTCGCAGCAAGCGGGCGAAGTGGCGGGCCGGGGGCGTCCACGCGGTGTGCGCGTACGCGAAGGTGGTGAAGCGACCGTGCGGCGAAAGCGCGCCGTGCACCGCGCTCAGCACCGAAAGCCGGCGGGCGGCGGACATCGCCGTCCAGGGCAGGCCCGAGACGATGACGTCGACCGGCGGCACGGCGAACGAGGCGAGGTGCTCGGCCGAACCCTCCACCACGTCCAGCGAGGGGAAGCGCGCCCGAAGCGAAGACACGAGACGCGGGTTGATCTCGACAGCCGTGAAGCGCGCGTCGGGGCGAAGCAGAGCGAGGACGGCTTCGGTGAACACGCCCGTGCCCGGCCCGAGTTCGACGACGTTCGCCGCGCGCTCGAGGCCGAGGCCGGCCGTCATGACCTCGGCCAGCCGCGGCGAGCTGGCGGCGACCGCGCCGGTGACCATCGGACGGCGGAGGAACTCCCTGGTGATCGACATCCCCGAAGCTAGGAACCGCTCCCGTCGCCGCGAATCGGCCGAGCGGCCCGGCCGGATCGTCCTGTCGGACGACCCCGGCGGTACCGCGGGAGGACGCGCCGGAGGACCCCCGCGCGTTAGGTTCGGACCGTGGAACGGCTGGTGGTGTGGGCGCGCAAGCAGCGATGGATGGTGGATCTGCCGCTGTACGGCGTCTTCGTGCTCCTGGCGCCCAACGCCGCCTCGCACGAAAGCTGGTCGTTCCGGGCGATCCCGCTGCTGTTCCTGCTCCCGCTGCTGGCCCGCCGCCGCTTCCCGCGGACGGCGGCCGTGCTCGTCATCGCAGGCGTGGTCGCGGTCTACACGAACGAAGTGTGGGCCTACGACCGCGGGCGCAGCGAGCTGGCCATGGCCGTCGTGCTGTTCACGCTGGTGAAGAACGGCGACCGCCGGTTCGCCGTGGTGATCGCGGCCGGCATGGCCGGGCTCGACTGGATGTGGGGCTTCACCTGGGGCGTCGACACGCAGAACCCGACGCTGTCCATCATCGGCGTGATCCCGCTGTACATCGCGGCCTGGGCGCTCGGCGAGTTCTTCCGCGCGCGGGACCAGCTGACCCGCGAGGAGTCGCTGCGCGCCGGGCTGGCCGCTTCGGAGCAGGAGGCCCAGGCGCGCGCCGCCGTCGCCGAAGAGCGCACGCGGATCGCGCGCGAGCTGCACGACGTGCTGGCCCACAGCATGAGCGTGATCGTGCTGAACGCCGAAGGCGCGAAACTGGCCCGGCACCAGGATCCCGACGCCGTCGACCGGACGCTCGACACGATCGGGCGCACCGGCCGGGGCGCGCTCGCGGAACTGCGGCGGCTGCTGGAGGTCATGCACGCCGGCGAGCCCGTGCGCAGTCCCCAGCCGACCGTCGCGGAGCTGCAGGCCCTCGTCGACCAGTGCGGCCGCGAAGTCACGCTCGAGGTGACCGGCGAGGCCGCCGAACTCCCCGCGAGCGCCGCGCTGCAGGCGTACCGCATCGTCCAGGAGGCATTGACCAACATGCTCAAACACGCCCCGCCCGACGCCACCGGCCACGTCCGCGTCGCGTTCACCCGCGCCGAGATCCACGTCGAGGTCACCAACACCGGCGGCCGGGAGCCGGTGGCCGCCGGGCTGCCCTCGGCCGGGCGCGGGCTGGCCGGCATGGCGCAGCGCGTGGAGCTGTACCACGGGCGGCTGGAAACCGGCCCGCTCGCCGGCGGCGGCTACCGCGTGGGCGCGACGCTGCGGATCGGGGACGCGTCGTGACCGCCGTGCTGATCTGCGACGACCAGGAGCTGGTGCGGGTCGGGCTGCGGATGATCGTCGACAGCCAGCCGGACCTGCACGTCGCCGGCGAGGCCGCGGACGGGGCCGAAGCCG includes the following:
- a CDS encoding cyclase family protein, which produces MKRWKNRPAGSNWGDFGEDDQIGRLNLITPERRRAAVAEVREGIAFPLSLPLDFPKGEYAHGPRKPPTLASTALGHNNRFLPQVTDVVNDDYAVIHLQYSTQWDSLAHAGAVFDLDGTGEPVISYYNGYRAGTDIIGDPAGSVVPRAGALGIETMAQTAVQGRGVMVDLERAIGRERVLVGYEMLAEIMDEQDVTVETGDILCLHTGLAEVILELGENLTQQAMSTSCAALDGGDERLLQWITDSGVAAIVADNVAVESFSLEPAAGAEHALPLHQHCLFKQGIPLGEMWYLSGLNSWLREHGRSRFLMTAPPLRLPGAVGSPATGVATV
- a CDS encoding DedA family protein encodes the protein MTNLLRLLLDAPAPLVYLVCALLITAETALLPGIVLPTLSTLLLMGFLVQRGSLSWWLALPVAVTAAVAGDQLAYLEGRLWGPRLRASRFGRRIGAARWDRAEAVVARYGVPAVVAGRCLAGVRTLVPRVAGSAGLPYGRFFAGSLCAAVLWAGTELAVGRLTGWAAP
- a CDS encoding class I SAM-dependent methyltransferase, which codes for MSITREFLRRPMVTGAVAASSPRLAEVMTAGLGLERAANVVELGPGTGVFTEAVLALLRPDARFTAVEINPRLVSSLRARFPSLDVVEGSAEHLASFAVPPVDVIVSGLPWTAMSAARRLSVLSAVHGALSPHGRFTTFAYAHTAWTPPARHFARLLRNRFAVVERTPVVWRNLPPAYVYRVALPVFSGRISRDEPAAAAS
- a CDS encoding sensor histidine kinase translates to MERLVVWARKQRWMVDLPLYGVFVLLAPNAASHESWSFRAIPLLFLLPLLARRRFPRTAAVLVIAGVVAVYTNEVWAYDRGRSELAMAVVLFTLVKNGDRRFAVVIAAGMAGLDWMWGFTWGVDTQNPTLSIIGVIPLYIAAWALGEFFRARDQLTREESLRAGLAASEQEAQARAAVAEERTRIARELHDVLAHSMSVIVLNAEGAKLARHQDPDAVDRTLDTIGRTGRGALAELRRLLEVMHAGEPVRSPQPTVAELQALVDQCGREVTLEVTGEAAELPASAALQAYRIVQEALTNMLKHAPPDATGHVRVAFTRAEIHVEVTNTGGREPVAAGLPSAGRGLAGMAQRVELYHGRLETGPLAGGGYRVGATLRIGDAS